A DNA window from Trichosurus vulpecula isolate mTriVul1 chromosome 2, mTriVul1.pri, whole genome shotgun sequence contains the following coding sequences:
- the LOC118840323 gene encoding putative tRNA (cytidine(32)/guanosine(34)-2'-O)-methyltransferase produces MGRTSKDKRDVYYRLAKEEGWRARSAFKLLQLDEEFQLFRGVRRAVDLCAAPGSWSQVLSRKLGESGPPPCIVAVDLQAMAPLPGVVQIQGDITKASTAQEIIGHFEGQPADLVVCDGAPDVTGLHDIDEYIQAQLLLAALNIAIHVLKPGGNFVAKIFRGRDVTLLYSQLRLFFPEVVCAKPRSSRNSSIEAFAVCRGFTLPEGYVPSMLNPLLDHSYRGDFNQLEGPTRLIVPFLACGDLSAYDADRTYPLQLEGSPEYRYTPPAQPPIRPPYQEACKLKKSGGLGRGTLQPGALPDAQELLGAVQPAEAGEQAVVQALGSLSLDP; encoded by the coding sequence ATGGGGCGGACGTCCAAGGACAAGCGCGATGTCTATTACCGGCTGGCCAAGGAGGAGGGCTGGCGGGCCCGCAGCGCCTTTAAGCTGCTCCAGCTGGACGAGGAATTCCAGCTCTTCCGCGGCGTGAGGCGGGCGGTGGATCTCTGTGCCGCTCCTGGGAGCTGGAGCCAGGTGCTGAGCCGCAAGCTTGGGGAGTCCGGGCCGCCGCCCTGCATTGTGGCCGTGGACCTGCAGGCCATGGCGCCCTTGCCCGGGGTGGTGCAGATCCAGGGGGACATCACCAAGGCGTCCACGGCGCAGGAGATCATCGGGCACTTCGAGGGCCAGCCGGCTGACCTGGTGGTGTGTGACGGCGCCCCCGACGTCACCGGGCTGCACGACATCGACGAGTACATCCAGGCGCAGCTCCTCCTGGCCGCCCTCAACATCGCCATCCACGTCCTGAAGCCCGGCGGCAACTTCGTGGCCAAGATCTTCCGCGGCCGGGACGTCACTCTGCTCTATTCGCAGCTGCGGCTCTTCTTCCCCGAGGTGGTGTGTGCCAAACCCAGGAGCAGCCGCAACTCGAGCATCGAGGCCTTCGCGGTGTGCCGGGGCTTCACGCTCCCGGAGGGCTATGTGCCCAGCATGCTGAACCCCCTGCTGGACCACAGCTACCGCGGGGACTTCAACCAGCTCGAGGGCCCCACGCGGCTCATCGTGCCGTTCCTGGCCTGCGGGGACCTCAGCGCCTATGACGCCGACCGCACCTACCCCCTGCAGCTGGAGGGGAGCCCCGAGTACCGGTACACGCCGCCGGCCCAGCCACCCATCCGGCCGCCCTACCAAGAGGCCTGCAAACTGAAGAAGTCCGGGGGTCTGGGCCGTGGCACGCTGCAGCCCGGGGCACTGCCCGATGCCCAGGAGCTGCTGGGAGCTGTCCAGCCCGCGGAGGCAGGCGAGCAGGCTGTGGTCCAAGCCCTGGGCTCCCTCTCCCTGGACCCCTAA